A window from Vigna angularis cultivar LongXiaoDou No.4 chromosome 7, ASM1680809v1, whole genome shotgun sequence encodes these proteins:
- the LOC108338723 gene encoding LEAF RUST 10 DISEASE-RESISTANCE LOCUS RECEPTOR-LIKE PROTEIN KINASE-like 2.1: protein MWRETTSLVVLLLLVHRSHGGCLPSSCGNITNITHPFRLKGDPEKCGEESYELGCENNVTVLYLNSAQFHVQAINYNNYTVRVVDPAIQHHNCSSLPLRSLSRSNFSDTYTYPTDLYQVGLSEYRNWKSLSFEHIVFLNCNHSVRENEKYVETGECVKWDSKGYAYAVGGDLKAEDFEVGCDVKLVAPTSLRTLNNHSYNSMHRGLAYGFEISWLKLACHKHCPLSQSSCYFDYSSQKFKCLFGILEELTLQASRIFQLIIMAWACKIVFGVPLIVVLVICKWRKRRASMFENIENYLERNQLAPIRYSYKEIKKMTKSFKEKLGEGGFGSVFKGKLRSGPSVAIKMLVRSKGNGQDFINEVATIGRIHHQNVVQLIGFCVSGSKRALVYELMSNGSLDKLIFSKEGSAQLSYEKIYNISVGVARGISYLHHGCEMKILHFDIKPHNILLDENFIPKISDFGLAKLYPVENSIVSVTAARGTIGYMAPELFYNNVGGISHKADVYSFGMLLMEMANKRKNLNPHADRSSQIYFPFWIYDRIREEEDIDIQDLTEEEKKIAKKMIIVALWCIQLKPNNRPSMNRVVKMLEGNIEDLEIPPKSTLYPDEMNIDDQTINSEYTDFDTFS from the exons ATGTGGAGAGAGACAACATCGTTGGTGGTACTGCTACTTCTAGTCCACAGAAGTCATGGTGGTTGTCTTCCTTCTTCCTGTGGCAACATCACCAACATCACTCATCCATTTCGATTAAAAGGCGACCCAGAGAAGTGCGGTGAGGAAAGTTATGAGCTTGGTTGTGAGAATAACGTTACTGTGTTGTATCTGAACTCTGCACAATTCCATGTTCAGGCCATCAACTACAACAACTACACCGTCAGAGTGGTTGACCCTGCAATTCAACACCACAACTGCTCTTCCCTTCCTCTCCGTTCTCTCTCTCGCTCCAATTTCTCTGATACTTACACTTACCCCACGGATCTATACCAAGTCGGTCTAAGCGAATATCGTAATTGGAAATCTCTGAGTTTCGAGCATATAGTGTTTTTGAATTGTAACCATTCAGTGAGAGAGAATGAGAAGTATGTGGAGACTGGAGAGTGCGTGAAGTGGGATTCCAAGGGCTATGCATATGCAGTTGGTGGTGACCTAAAAGCTGAGGACTTTGAAGTTGGGTGTGACGTAAAGCTTGTTGCTCCAACATCTTTGAGAACTTTGAATAACCATTCCTACAATTCCATGCACAGGGGATTGGCCTATGGATTTGAGATTTCATGGCTGAAACTCGCCTGTCATAAACATTGTCCACTCTCACAAAGCAGTTGCTATTTCGACTATTCTAGCCAGAAGTTCAAATGCTTGTTTG GTATACTGGAAGAGCTGACACTCCAGGCATCAA GAATTTTCCAACTTATCATCATGGCATGGGCTTGCAAAATTGTGTTTGGGGTGCCACTAATTGTCGTACTTGTGATATGTAAATGGAGGAAAAGACGTGCATCAAtgtttgaaaatattgaaaattaccTTGAACGCAATCAGTTAGCACCTATCAGATACTCATACAAGGAAATTAAGAAGATGACGAAAAGTTTCAAAGAGAAGTTAGGTGAAGGAGGATTTGGCTCTGTGTTTAAGGGAAAGTTGCGCAGTGGACCTTCTGTGGCAATAAAAATGTTAGTCAGATCCAAAGGAAATGGACAAGATTTTATCAATGAAGTTGCAACCATTGGAAGAATACATCATCAAAATGTGGTACAGTTAATTGGATTTTGTGTTAGTGGCTCAAAGCGCGCTCTTGTGTATGAATTGATGTCCAATGGTTCTCTTGataaacttatattttcaaaagaaggaAGTGCACAATTAAGCTATGAAAAGATATACAATATATCCGTTGGAGTGGCTCGTGGGATTTCTTATCTTCATCATGGATGTGAGATGAAGATTTTGCATTTTGATATCAAACCACATAACATCTTACTAGATGAAAACTTTATCCCAAAGATTTCCGACTTTGGATTGGCAAAGTTATATCCAGTAGAAAATAGCATTGTCTCAGTGACTGCAGCAAGAGGAACCATTGGATATATGGCTCCAGAATTGTTCTACAATAATGTTGGAGGAATTTCCCATAAGGCTGATGTTTATAGCTTTGGAATGCTTTTGATGGAGATGGCAAACAAGAGGAAGAACCTAAATCCCCATGCGGATAGATCAAGTCAAATTTACTTTCCATTTTGGATCTATGATCGTATTAGAGAAGAGGAAGATATAGATATACAAGATTTGActgaagaggaaaagaaaatagcAAAGAAGATGATCATAGTTGCACTTTGGTGTATACAATTGAAACCAAATAATCGTCCCTCAATGAATAGAGTGGTAAAAATGCTTGAAGGAAATATTGAAGACCTGGAAATACCTCCAAAATCTACTTTATATCCTGATGAAATGAATATAGATGATCAAACAATAAACTCAGAGTACACAGACTTTGACACATTCTCTTAA
- the LOC108337281 gene encoding rust resistance kinase Lr10 → MRNSLDMMRRERTLLVVLLLILFHHISATKQHLCPPSSCGYITHITYPFRLQADPENCGDERYELGCENNVTVLYLNSTQYHVQAINYHNYTVRVVDPALQHHNCSSLPLRSLSRSNFSDTYTYSTDPYQAGLDPDCNWEYLSFEHIVFLNCNHSVRENGKYVESGECVKWDSKGYAYAVGGDLKAEDLEVGCYMKLVAPTSFRTFNKHSYAAIHRALAYGFEISWINLACQNHCPHEFCYFNSSSQTLVCDPFAFYGGILEAILVWLTGISIYASMVWAYKIFFGLPFLIVIFICKWRKRHTSMYENIENYLEQNHLTPIRYSYKEIKKMIEGFKEKLGEGGFGSVFKAKLRSGPFVAIKMLGKAKGNGQDFTNEVATIGRIHHQNVVKLIGFCVSGSKRALVYEFMPNGSLDKFIFSRNENIDFSYEKIYKISIGVARGIAYLHHGCEMQILHFDIKPHNILLDENFIPKVSDFGLAKLYPIDNSFVTMTAVRGTIGYMAPELFYTNIGGISHKADVYSFGMLLMEMASKRKNLNPHAEHSSQLYFPIWIYNHIGEEEDLDIQDLTEEENLIVKKMIIVALWCIQLKPKDRPSMNRVLEMLEGDIEDLEIPPKPTLFSDEMS, encoded by the exons ATGAGAAACAGTTTGGACATGATGAGGAGAGAGAGAACATTGTTGGTGGTACTGCTACTTATTCTATTCCACCATATTTCTGCTAccaaacaacacctttgtcccCCTTCTTCCTGTGGCTACATCACCCACATCACTTATCCATTTCGATTACAAGCCGACCCAGAGAATTGTGGTGACGAAAGGTACGAACTTGGTTGTGAGAATAATGTTACTGTGTTGTATCTGAACTCTACACAATACCATGTTCAAGCAATCAACTACCACAACTACACCGTCAGAGTGGTTGACCCTGCTCTTCAACACCACAACTGCTCCTCCCTTCCTCTTCGTTCTCTCTCCCGCTCCAATTTCTCTGATACTTACACTTACTCCACGGATCCATACCAGGCCGGTCTAGATCCGGATTGTAATTGGGAATATCTGAGTTTCGAGCATATAGTGTTTCTGAACTGTAACCATTCGGTGAGAGAGAATGGGAAGTATGTGGAGAGTGGTGAGTGCGTGAAGTGGGACTCAAAAGGCTATGCATATGCAGTTGGTGGAGACCTAAAAGCTGAGGACTTAGAAGTTGGGTGTTACATGAAGCTTGTTGCTCCCACATCGTTCAGGACTTTCAATAAGCATTCATACGCTGCCATTCACAGGGCTCTCGCCTATGGATTTGAGATCTCTTGGATAAACCTCGCCTGTCAGAATCATTGTCCTCATGAATTTTGCTATTTCAACTCTTCTAGCCAGACGCTTGTTTGCGATCCATTTG CGTTCTATGGTGGAATACTGGAAGCGATATTAGTCTGGTTAACTG GTATTTCCATTTATGCTTCAATGGTATGGGCCTACAAAATTTTTTTTGGATTGCCATTCTTAATTGTGATTTTCATATGTAAATGGAGGAAAAGACATACATCAATgtatgaaaatattgaaaattaccTTGAACAAAATCACTTAACACCTATCAGATACTCATACAAGGAAATTAAGAAGATGATTGAAGGTTTCAAAGAAAAGTTAGGTGAAGGAGGATTTGGCTCTGTGTTTAAGGCAAAGTTAAGGAGCGGGCCTTTTGTGGCAATCAAAATGTTAGGTAAAGCCAAAGGAAATGGACAAGATTTTACCAATGAAGTCGCAACTATTGGAAGAATACATCACCAAAATGTGGTAAAATTAATTGGATTTTGTGTTAGTGGCTCAAAGCGCGCTCTTGTTTATGAATTCATGCCCAATGGATCTcttgataaatttatattttcaagaaatgaaaatatagattttagttatgaaaaaatatataagatatcGATTGGAGTAGCTCGTGGAATTGCTTATCTCCATCATGGGTGTGAGATGCAGATTTTGCATTTTGATATCAAACCCCATAACATCTTATTGGATGAAAACTTCATTCCAAAGGTTTCTGACTTTGGATTAGCAAAGTTATATCCAATAGATAATAGTTTCGTCACGATGACAGCAGTAAGAGGAACCATTGGATATATGGCTCCAGAATTGTTTTACACTAATATTGGAGGAATATCCCACAAAGCTGATGTTTATAGTTTCGGAATGTTATTGATGGAGATGGCAAGCAAGAGGAAGAATCTAAATCCCCATGCAGAACATTCAAGTCAACTTTATTTTCCCATTTGGATCTATAATCATATTGGAGAAGAGGAAGATCTAGATATACAAGATTTGACTGAAGAGGAAAAcctaatagtaaaaaaaatgatcataGTTGCACTTTGGTGTATACAGTTAAAACCAAAGGATCGTCCCTCAATGAATAGAGTATTGGAAATGCTTGAAGGAGACATTGAAGATTTAGAAATACCTCCAAAACCTACATTATTTTCTGATGAAATGAGTTAG